In one Plutella xylostella chromosome 20, ilPluXylo3.1, whole genome shotgun sequence genomic region, the following are encoded:
- the LOC105389701 gene encoding myrosinase 1, with protein MNSYFCRRISLANHFVWYEGDATAADDAAAELMRQQSYGLYCHPIFSSEGGWPQSVAKVIAENSKREGYPFSRLPEFTQEEIELVRGTYDYLGLNHYTSRTVIQHASADTLPANIAFTGSTEFNVSFSGREEWGAGSSFWFRINPPGLRSVMRWIKQEYGNVDILITENGYSDKPNTINDDARVDYYRGYLEQVLLSIKEDGVNVTGYTAWTLMDNFEWIEGYTSTFGLYQVDFSQADRPRTPRKSARYYASIVKANSLDVPVPKDEL; from the exons ATGAACTCCTATTTTTGTC GCAGGATATCCCTGGCCAACCACTTCGTCTGGTACGAGGGCGACGCGACAGCCGCTGACGACGCCGCCGCTGAACTCATGAGGCAACAAAGT TACGGTCTATACTGCCACCCGATCTTCTCTTCGGAAGGCGGTTGGCCGCAGTCCGTGGCGAAGGTCATAGCAGAGAACAGCAAGAGGGAGGGCTACCCCTTCTCCAGACTGCCCGAGTTCACGCAGGAAGAGATTGAGCTGGTCAGAG GCACCTACGACTACCTCGGCCTCAACCACTACACGAGCCGCACGGTGATCCAGCACGCGTCCGCCGACACTCTGCCGGCCAACATCGCCTTCACCGGGTCGACGGAGTTCAATGTGTCCTTCTCTGGACGGGAGGAGTGGGGCGCTGGCAGCTCGTTCTGGTTTAGG ATCAACCCGCCTGGCCTCCGCAGCGTGATGCGTTGGATCAAGCAGGAGTACGGCAACGTGGACATCCTCATCACAGAGAACGGCTACTCGGACAAGCCCAACACCATCAACGATGATGCTAGGGTCGACTACTATAGGGGTTATTTGGAGCAG GTGCTCCTGTCTATCAAAGAAGATGGCGTCAATGTAACCGGATACACTGCGTGGACGCTCATGGACAACTTCGAATGGATTGAGGGATACAC GAGCACCTTCGGCCTGTACCAGGTGGACTTCAGCCAGGCGGACCGCCCGCGCACGCCGCGCAAGTCCGCCCGTTACTACGCTAGCATCGTGAAAGCAAATTCTTTGGACGTACCGGTGCCGAAAGATGAATTGTAA